The Silene latifolia isolate original U9 population chromosome X, ASM4854445v1, whole genome shotgun sequence genome contains the following window.
CGTTATCAGACAACGCCGACTCTGGTGACGACTTTTCCGGCAAACTAACATAATTGTGTTCGAAAATGTACAATGATTTCAGCTATCtaattaaatttttgaaattcCTCATTGTTATTATATAGATCTAAGATCTTAAAACTTCACTTTGTCGAGCTACAACCACCGTACCCCTGGTGGTATCGCCGGAGGTAACATTTTTGGTTTGCCGGCGAAATGTGCGGCTTCCTTCGGCGAGGTTTCCGTCGGCAACGGGTTGGGAATTATGGGATGGGTGTAGGGTTGCGAGAGGTTAATATATGGGTGGGAGGTTAAGAAGAcattagagcatccgcaaaggtgaggctccccatattttctctttccttctcttattcgtccacctcattttccactaacttttccatttaccctccccaATTTATATTTACATCTATGCAATGATGGGGTTACCCAACAATATTAATTTCTACCAAAaaatttgggaacctccccaaaagcAACTCAAAACACCTTACTTTTTATTTGAGGACCTTCTCTACAAATAGAGGAGCCCTATTTGTTGGGAGGGTGTGTGCAATAATGGGTTCCCCATTTGAGGGGAGAGAGGGCATATGAGGAGGTTAGTTTCCCACCTTTGCGAATGCTCTTAGGGCATTAACAATAGACAAACCTTAAATGAGGTTTGTCTAATGCCACATCACTCAATACACAAACCTCTCTAACAATAAACCtcaatacaacaatagacaaacctCTTAAATATAGACAAACCTCATAAAAGTATACTACATGGGGTCCACTATCACTCACAACCAAAAACACAAACCTGTATATAAAATTGTAACCATTCTTATCTATGAACCTCAACCCCCATTCCCAAAAAtagagaggtttgtcaacaaacctctaaaaaatacacaaacctttgttgacaaacctctattgttGATGCCCTTATGGATATATGGGTAGGAAGATTGACAGTGATTGGGGGTATTAATAGGGACCATTGATCTTTTTAATCTGAAGGTTATTACTGAGTTCGTAAGTTCACACCGAACTTTTTTCGACggatctatatatatatatatatatatatatatatatatatatatatatatatatatatatatatatatatatatatatatatatatagggtcgagatcTAGTGaaaaccacccatataatgagaaccgtgagaaccaccTTAATCTAATATAATAATTGTATAGCGCGCCAAAATCAATCTCGTACCCCTAAACCTTCTAAACTCCGTCATTTACCAATTTTGTTTTCCCTCtcatctttctttctctctcctcGAATATAACCATCTTCCACAACGCGCGATCTTTCTTTCTTCTACGATCGATACGATTGATCCTCAACTACTGGTCCATCAATCTCTTCAACGATCTACCTATTCGACGCGTCCTTCATGAATGGAACCTTTTTATTCAAGGTAATATTTCGAAATTGCTGATTAATttttgtgaaattagggtttatattttgagaattagggttcggaaaattgagaaattgtttaaattggttgaaatcgtgatattgttgacTCAGTTTTATGAATTAGACAGGTTTTACAATCGTCAAACTATTAGCTACGTGCATCAAATTGTTGTTACGTGcgtcaaattagggtttatattttgCCCTGtttgtaattttttaattaatcGATTAAATTTGTTGaatttgagaaattagggttcggtaatttgagaaattagggttcggTAAATTGAGAAATTGcttaaattggttgaaatcgtgatattgttggcTCAGTTTTATGAATTAGACAGGTTTTACAATCGTCAATCTATTAGCTACGTGCATCAAATTATTGCTATGTGCATCAAAATTTGGGTTATATCTATGTAATAATTCCCTGATATGATTTTATTGttagttatttaattttaaaTGGTTGTTATTGCAGCAATGACATTCTTAGTTCAATGGGTTCGCATAGTTCTTCTAATGTCATTACAAATGACATTACAaatgaaggacaaatggttgaagTTATTGCATCTCAATCCATATCAGAAATATCTGCCCTTAACATTGATGTTCCTGAAAATCTGAATTCAGAAATCGTACAATGTACAATTCTGTTGAACTGTTGAATGATCAGATACTGTTCTATATAACTGTAATGTTGTATACTTGAGTTATCCAGTAAACCTAAATCCTAAATCTACTTTAATTTCATCACATTTGCAGATGAAGTAGTAGACGAGGCAGAGGTAATAGAGGAGGCAGAGGTAATATAGGAtgtagaggaggaggaggcgcCCGGTTCAAGCAACATGAATCGGATTTTTGGTTGTCCTACCCATCTAAAGCCTGTTATTGGTATGGTCTTTGATACACTTGAACTCGGTATTGCCTTTTATGAAGCATATGGAAAAGAATGTGGGTTTGTGACTAGAAAAGGCTCACAAAAGAATAAACAGGGTGTCACTACACATAAAACTTGTTTGTGTAATAAGGCTGGAGAATGTGAAGCCAAAGGCAAAAAaacaccgtaggcaaaggactaggGTAGGTTGCCTTGCTAGGATTAACTTTAAACGAATTGCTAAAGGTAAATACCAAATTTATGGTTTTGTTGAAGGGCATAATCATATGCCAGCTACACCATTAACAATGGTACATCTGACCCAAATGAGAGAATTGAATATAGTTCATAAAAAAATGATAGTTGACAACTCTAAGGTTAACAAAGGTCCAGTTATGACCTATATGATGTTTAAGGAGTATGTCAGAGGTTATCATAATGTGGGTGCTTCATTGGAAGACTTTAAAAACTTTTCAAGGGATATCAAAAAGTTCTTGTCAGAAGGGGGTGCTCAAATGCTTATTGagcattttatgaaaataaaaagaATGTGTCCATCCTTTTACTTTGACTTTGAGGTAGATGAGAAAGGTAGATTGTCATATGTTTTCTGGGCTGACCCTATTAGTATAAAAAATTATTTTCTATTTGGGGACATGACATCCTTTGACACTACCTTTAGGAAAAATAAGTATAGAATGATATTCGCCCCTTTCACAGGGGTGGATCATCATAAGAGATGTGTGACCTTTGGGGCTGGACTTCTTATTAATGAGAGCAAGGAGTCATTTGCTTGATTATTTACGAGATTCCTAGAAGCTATGGGGGGTCGTTATCCTGTGTGTATAATAACTGGCGAAGATTTGGGATAGAAGGAGGACTTAAGAAAGTCTTTAAAGATAAGGTGCAACatagatattgcatgtggcacatattGAAGAAGTTGGCAGAGAAGGTAGGGCCTGTGATATGTAAAGAAACTGAGTTTTTGAAAGAGATAAACTCATGTGTGTGGGGGCGAAGATATGGAGCCTGCTGAATTTGAGGAAAGATGGACAGCCATTGTGGAAGCTCATGGGTTGTCGGATAATGTGTGGCTTCAAGAAAAGTATGACATTAGACAATTTTGGATTCCAGCTTACTTTCGTGACTTGTTCTTAGGAGGGTTGATGAGAACAACCTCGAGGTCCGAGTCAGAAAATCATTTTTTTTAGCAATTTCACTAATCCAAATTTGACCCTTGTTGAATTTTGTATGCGTTTTGAGAGTGTAATGGATACACAacgatgggctcaatcaaaaTTGATTGCACAATCAAAGTACTCATTTTCTGACTTGGCTACTCCTCTAGACCTAGAAAAACATGCAGCAGAAACCTACACTCCGAGAATTTTCGAGGAGTTCAAACAGGAAATAAAAGCAGCATGCTTTACATGTGCCATTGGGgacaaagaaaaagataagaatcaTGCAATTCTCTACATAGACGTCAAGGATGTGAGAGAAAGAAAGACTATAAGTGGGTTATAAGACAGCTGAAGTGAAACTAGTATGCAATTGCAAGAAATTTGAAAGACATGGAATACTCTGTCGACATATTCTTTGTGTCCTTAAAGATTATGGTTTTGAGAAAATTCCAAGCGAATACCTACTTAATAGGTGGAGCAAACTAGCAACCTGCCAGCCAATCTTCAATTCTGATGGGCAGTTGCTTGCTGATTGCAGATCAGTTGGTGCACAGAAGAACAAACTGACTGAATTGTGGTCAGAAATGTTCACTTGTGTGTCACTAGTTGAACAGAGTCCTGTTAATTGTGATGAGTTACTAACCATTTTATGCGGGTTCAAGGAAAGGGTACTTGCAGAAACAATAAGTAGTGTCGCTGATGATGGTGGTAATAGTAGTAATGGAAAGAAAAGGGACAAAAATGCTGA
Protein-coding sequences here:
- the LOC141618403 gene encoding protein FAR1-RELATED SEQUENCE 5-like: MGSHSSSNVITNDITNEGQMVEVIASQSISEISALNIDVPENLNSEIVQYEVVDEAEVIEEAEPVIGMVFDTLELGIAFYEAYGKECGFVTRKGSQKNKQGVTTHKTCLCNKAGECEAKGHNHMPATPLTMVHLTQMRELNIVHKKMIVDNSKVNKGPVMTYMMFKEYVRGYHNVGASLEDFKNFSRDIKKFLSEGGAQMLIEHFMKIKRMCPSFYFDFEVDEKGRLSYVFWADPISIKNYFLFGDMTSFDTTFRKNKYRMIFAPFTGVDHHKRCVTFGAGLLINESKESFA
- the LOC141618405 gene encoding uncharacterized protein LOC141618405 gives rise to the protein MEPAEFEERWTAIVEAHGLSDNVWLQEKSVGAQKNKLTELWSEMFTCVSLVEQSPVNCDELLTILCGFKERVLAETISSVADDGGNSSNGKKRDKNAEIGMLLGTSVPSEIKILPPRKCKNKGSGKRIISQRERAGEVSEKPLRRCKACGQMTNHDSRNCDRPKDH